TACTACAGACAATTTCAAATGCTTattaaaaaggaaaggaaaccTGTTGCctcaaaacacatttctaaCAGAATGGATGGGTGCTTCAGTGTGTATAAGTGTGGATTGAGTCAGTGGGGTTTCTAGTCTTACTAAGTACAGGAAAATGCATCAGAATTGTCCATTGTACTCTATATGCTACAAATGTGGCAGATAGTGATTAAGCTGAACATGCAGGAGGGCTCCTTTATACtcatcttatttttaaaaagaaaaatataatttaataattaaaaatattaatcatATTATAATTAATGATTCCAACGTGCGAAAGGAATATATAATGGTACGGTCTCTTACAGTTTATGCTGACCTGTGGAAAACGGGCATGTTTGAGAGAATGACTTTGCAAACAGATGAAGATGAGCACAGCATTGAGATGCACCTGCCTTACACTGCCAAAGCCATGGAGAGGTATGTGTTACAATAGCCTTAGTTATAAACAATCCACCCCTGCTCATCTGGGATAGATTTGCAAACccaatttaaaaagaaaaaaacaaaaacaaaacaggaataGCATTTAGTTCTTCtgttataaaaacagaaagtatgTTTTAAGTATTAGTAAATCCACACTGacttgtatttaaacaaaaacagtaaaagtcTGTAtttaatgttgtattttttaaaactacTTCTTTTTTGTGAATGTATGCACTTTCTGAAATAGTATATACCAAAAATGGACAGGAGCAATTTCATCAAGGCTCATCACTTTGccaaaaatatgtatttgcaAATTTTAGGTGTTTCACTGTCTATGTTGCAAAATCATCAAATTGTTCACATCAATTGAATGCCATGTGACCTTCAACCTCTGACGTAGCACCGCATTCAGGCATGATTAATTCTggatggatatcaccacatgggcatGGAAGTACTTGCACAAACCATTGTAGAGGAGCATTGTTCATTGCTGCATGCACAAATGCAAGTCTGCTATTCACAGCAGAAGTCGTATGAGGTTGGTATgttgtagtgggtaacacctctgccttctatgctgtagactggggttcaatccctgcatGGGTAAGCACCccacactaaaccaataagagtccttgggcaagacgtctaacactaccttcacctacctgtctttaaaaaaaaaaaaaaaaaaaatcaaattgtatgtcgctctggataagagcttcagccaaaatgctgtaaatgtaaaaaaaaaattcttgagctcaagctcatctgaaatgactGATGCACAGTATAATCGTATAAGTATAATCGTCAGAGAACTCAGCCTTTCAGGTTTCTAGAAGTAATGGTCATTGTGTTCTTAAGGCCAGAGAGGAAAAACATCCAGATTGTTACAAGTgtgaagttcaaaagccaaaagctttcaaaactggatcagtttaGTTTTTTCCTCAGTCCCCAAATGGTTaagtgttaaaagaaaaggtgatgtatGTAGTGGTAGTACACAGCCTCCTGTCCCTTTTTGGCATGTGATGTAGGCATCAAACTTGAGatgaatgtatatatttacaaaacaagTAAAGTTCATCTGGTAAAACAatcattgtttttgtactgCTTTCAGCTTAGTACAGGTCAAATAGAATTTACaaatctttctgtttttattgacatttcaAATACTGTGCCACCTTTTTTTATGTTTGCCTGTAGATCATAAGACAGACAAGTTTTTCAGTACGGAAGTAATATTTATAACACATTGTCAGGTTGTGTACATCATATTTGTTGTACCTTATTTTGTCAGGACTTAGTGTCAAATGAAACTTTCTTTTGGTCTTGGCTTTGATGACTGGTCTGTTTTCACTCAGTTCCACCACTTGACAAAATGCAGTCTTGAAACATTCTGCTTGAGCATAtcatattttgatataaaaccCAGCTGCAGTTAAACATAAGCAAGTTACTTCTACTGCTGGGAATGCATTGCTTAAGCTACAGAATTGTCTCCAACATGTTTCATAGATGAAGTGGTATGCTTGTTCGTTTCCTTTGTTCTTGTGTTCTGTCTGGTACAGATTAATGTTCGTCTCATCAGTTTCtacagttttgtgtgtgtggttgccTATTCCTTTTTACTGCTACGCAGTACTGCAGCTATGTACGGTTTGTGGTCTGAGATGAAGTTCTGCCTAATTTATGTGATCTTTGTGTTAAAAACCATGATCAATATACATCTGACTTTCTGCACTTGAGATCTAGAACAAAAAGCTTAAAGCCAGAAATGATTATTCCATTCAGGAGTATCTACCTGCCATTTAGTTAaaccacatcagtgtttgaatcttacaaaaaaaaaattgttttctgTACTGTAGCTATAAAGAGGAGTTCAGCATTGTTCCTGTGCTGGTGGGAGCTCTAAGTGAGTCTAAAGAACAGGAATATGGCAAGCTGCTCAGCAAATACTTGGCTGATCCTTCCAACCTGTTTATCATCTCATCAGACTTTTGCCACTGGGGTGGGTATTTCTGCAAACACTTTAAAACAGGAATGCCTGAATGTACAATTAAAAGAACATTATTTTATGCAGGTTGCACTGTTGTACTATTTTGTAGCCTGCCAAGATACGTttataaaatgagttaatgcaaCTTTTTGCGGTTagattttgtaaatgttttactttcAATCATAATTACGATATTTatgctactgttcaaaagtttggaatcacttgcaaataataataataataataattgctgATTGGTCAATAAAAACTTACAGTTTAAATTGAAATACTACAGTTAGATACCAGAAGACAAATGTCTTTTTATTctcagtgttatacagtgttctCAATCATAGAACTGTCTAACAGCTCTAATTCCGAAAAAAATCTAGAAATCTCATTCcgaaaaaatctaaaatacatCTTTCTAAAAATTAGTTGAAAGTTATAGAGTACTAGCACCATAATAGAATAATTTTATCATGTCTCTGCAACAAAATGTGATTTACAAGTAGTGCTGCTAAGTACATTTTCATTGTATCTAGCTGTGGTGCCGTTTTCGCCTGTGAGCTGTCCAATAGGATTTTTGAGGTCTGTGTGTGAATTGACAGCAGCAATTAACTTCTGGAACATAATAAGGTGTCTCCTATTGGCTGATGCTGGTTAGATGAGAGTAACTCCTGTCAAATGTGACTTGGGTTAGTGATACCAATATGTTTGTGTGAACATGGCCAGACTCTAGTTTCAAACCTAATCTAACACATGGAACGAATGTTCCTAAATTAATTAAGTAGCTGGTGATTAACCTTCTGTGAGCTTAATTCACATACATTCTCACTCTGATTTTGTAATCACATTTGAGAAAACATCAAGCATTTGTATAATGGTCAAGAAATGATCGGGAGCCCCTGTAGAGTCATTCTTGTTCTTGTACATGTTTAGGTTAATACGATTTCTTTATTCATCGCATATTAAAtgcatttgtaaaaaaaaaaaccaaaaaaaaactaattttggTTTTGTAAACCTAAATGCTTAATTAATGTTTGGAAAAACTTAATGTTTTGCTATATATTCTTCACACATGTACGCTGCCAGAAGATAAAGTAAACTTGCAAtaaaaaacttttaatatcaagcATATCATGCATTTGCTGTGCTGCTAGGATATTCTCATTTTAGGACACTTTAGAGGGCCGGTTTTTAAACTTTTCTCAACCCCATTTCcttcttcttatttttctaGGACAACGATTCCGCTACACCTACTATGATGAAAATCAAGGCGAGATCTATAGATCTATTGAACATCTTGACAAGATGGTAAACCTGTTTCTGTGTAGCAACCTTTTGAACATTCAGCCGAGTCACTGTTTTAGGCTTCAAAagcacaaataaaacagaagttgtAAAACAGCTGAGATTCAAGAAGTGATCTAGAATGTGTAGTTCATTGAAGTATTAGAAACCTGTCATTTGCCCCAAagaaaagattttaaaatgtgaaaatgttaacTATCAGTTAAGATTGGCCAGTTGTGATGTCAAAAAGTATGACCCTGTTTTtaacagcttttattttctcCCCAGGGTATGGGAATTATAGAACAGTTGGACCCCGTCTCCTTTAGTAACTACTTGAAGAAATATCACAATACTATTTGTGGTCGACACCCAATTGGTGTTCTTTTGAATgtaagttatttatttgtttatttatttagtcagtttgtcagctagctagctagttagtttTGTTTTGTCCAAAGGTTGTACCATTATGTAAGCCTTTATGAAACTAATATTTACTACCCTATCAAAATTATTTTGAGTTATTAGATAATTGGCAGAATAGATTATAATTGTTAGTAGGCTTCCTGGAAGGAACAACTATTCATTGAGGCGCTGCCATATGTTTAGGTCTACAGTACCTACAGCATTGCCATATGCACAACTCCgtagacttttttttaaatcaggttTCTCATCTAATCAGTGCATCCTGAAAGTCCAAGGGGATAAAGTGTAAAATACTATGATTCTATATGATTCTGTATTATTGTATTAGATTAAGCTCAAtgaagtttaaaaaatatataaatatgatcCTGCCCaaaaaaagcagattttttttttttgataagaccttttgaaaaatgaatgagcaTGCTTGATTGACATCTGCACCACTTGAGTGACAGTGACACAAGCAGGGGAGAAAATTCTGATTGTTCAAATCTACTTTTGTCCATCTACTCATACTGGTCTAGAGAATCAGATGTATGTTCCATTACCAGATAACCCACGCTCATGAGTGGTGAGGGAATAGTAAACTATGTATAAAAGTATTCAGACAGCCCTTCACTATGCCCAAttccaagcatcagctagagtgGTATAAAGCCCACCCACTGTCCTCTGAAGTCATTGAGCACCATTGAATTCCTTTGGGACGAGTTGAAGTGCCATTTGTCAAGAACCATTAAATATCAGTAtctaacctcactaatgcttaTGCGGCATAAGCGTTACCTAATATTAAGGCCACATTACAGATAACGTTCTCAGTATTCTCAATCTAGTCTCACAGCGCAGTATTTCTTGCATACCCAGCCAACAGTAGGTATGTTTGCAGAATGCTGTTCACACAAATGTCAGGTATGAGTCATTTGCCGACACAATTGTGGATCTTAATGTCAGAAAGATCAAatctgaccaaaaaaaaactggaatagagattataatgtaaatgtagccaAAGATTAGGTCTAATTTTCTTCTAGTTTCTGCACCGTGCTTCACCATAGTAACATGTCCATGTTCTTCCTTCTAGGCTGTGGCAGAGCTGAAGAAGAATGGGCTAGACATGAACTTCTCTTTTCTAAACTATGCTCAGTCCAGTCAGTGCCGAAACTGGTCGGATAGCTCAGTGAGTTACGCTGCTGGAGCTCTTGTTGTTCATTGAGGTGAATTCTCCCAGGAGCCAGTTCCAGGGTTCCTTTGAAGACccccagaaaaaaaacaccccccccaccacctcACCCCCCCCTCTATTCTAGAAAGCCCCCCAGCCTAGTACCTTTCTTCTTTCTGACATCTGCTCCTTTGAAGAATGGACCTTATATTTACAGAGATGAGCTGTAACGCATTAGATACTAACCCTCATTTTCCAACGTtactgttctttcttttttttactccCCTGTCTCACAACTAAGACAACGTGGTTGCTATAGCTTTGAAGTGTTGTCACAGCTCAAGCTGCTGTGGAGTGGAAGAaggggttgttttttttattttttttttttttttttttttattttttttttttaaataggtttttctTTCGTTTTTTTAGGCTTTCCTCTAATTGGTTTTTGAAGGGTGATGGAATCTGCTGTTGGCCCTACGATCACTTCAGGTGTCCTTAGAGCTTATAAATCTTAACGCAAGAAAGTATATTCCAGTTAaagttaaaatgaatgaaaaaatgtatattcacCATATTTACACGATAATTTTTGCAGGTCTGTGCACATGTAACCTAGCttcagtttaaagaaaaaaaattatatagcGTTACAGAACTGAAGTAAAGTAATAAGGGACAGATTACTGCTTGCTATGTCCATGTATGCCCTGAGAATGACAGTGATTGGTAACTACTGCCATTATTCTTCATATAACTGTTTTAGTTGTTAACAAAGTGCTACACAATTTCAAGTCCTCTCACCCTCTGCTGTACAATATATaccaaaaaagtattttttttttttagttagtctttcagtttttattttctacctttttgtttccttttgttGTGACTATTAtgattattactactattatttagctatttttcttaggttttattttttttaacatcgaTCTACTACAGATTGGTAACCCATTAAAATAGGTGAAGTTTCTTGGATGCCCAAGGCATG
This Pygocentrus nattereri isolate fPygNat1 chromosome 22, fPygNat1.pri, whole genome shotgun sequence DNA region includes the following protein-coding sequences:
- the memo1 gene encoding protein MEMO1 isoform X2, yielding MLFCHITCFHHSKKKGSQLNAQLEGWLSQAQSTAGPARAIIAPHAGYTYCGACAAHAYKQVDPSITRRVFILGPSHHVPLSRCALSPAEVYRTPLYDLRIDQKVYADLWKTGMFERMTLQTDEDEHSIEMHLPYTAKAMESYKEEFSIVPVLVGALSESKEQEYGKLLSKYLADPSNLFIISSDFCHWGQRFRYTYYDENQGEIYRSIEHLDKMGMGIIEQLDPVSFSNYLKKYHNTICGRHPIGVLLNAVAELKKNGLDMNFSFLNYAQSSQCRNWSDSSVSYAAGALVVH
- the memo1 gene encoding protein MEMO1 isoform X1, translating into MSNRMVCREASHAGSWYTASGSQLNAQLEGWLSQAQSTAGPARAIIAPHAGYTYCGACAAHAYKQVDPSITRRVFILGPSHHVPLSRCALSPAEVYRTPLYDLRIDQKVYADLWKTGMFERMTLQTDEDEHSIEMHLPYTAKAMESYKEEFSIVPVLVGALSESKEQEYGKLLSKYLADPSNLFIISSDFCHWGQRFRYTYYDENQGEIYRSIEHLDKMGMGIIEQLDPVSFSNYLKKYHNTICGRHPIGVLLNAVAELKKNGLDMNFSFLNYAQSSQCRNWSDSSVSYAAGALVVH